A window from Nomascus leucogenys isolate Asia chromosome 24, Asia_NLE_v1, whole genome shotgun sequence encodes these proteins:
- the PERM1 gene encoding PGC-1 and ERR-induced regulator in muscle protein 1 isoform X1 — translation MENFQYSVQLSDQDWAEFSATADECGLLQAGLASGDEPLSSDIDQGDSSGSSPPRAPPLPTGQPAAGGRSWRGCEEEDVATQQLVTRSRCEPVLALGTGQQTPSTSARAEAPPSLGPCASPPGQCSSCPAPASSADQMQRLLQGPAPRPPGEPPGSPESPGHSTGSQRPPDSPGAPPRSPSRKKRRAVGAKGGGHAGASASARMGSPRLPAASPETAKLIAKAGQEESGPGPAKAPEPGPRSPVQGDRPGPGLGLSTPVPVTEQGTDQIRTSPRAQLHTVSTPVREAHPDVSRAKSDMAVCTPASEPQPNRDMAVSTPASERQPDRDMAVSTPTSEPQPDRDMAVSTPASERQPDRDMAVCTPASEPQPDMAVSMPASEPQSSVALSTPISKPQLDTDMAVSTPASELQPDMAVSTPASKHGLDVALPTAGPVAKLEVASSPPVSEAVPRMTESSGLVSTPVPRADAAGPAWSPTRRAGPDVVETEVVVSEPSAGAPGCCSGAATLGLTQVPRKKKVRFSVAGPDPNKPGSEEASARPSAPRTATGGHGGPGAWDAVAVGPRPHQPRILKHLPRPPPSAVARAGPGSSFAVTLPEAYEFFFCDTIEEDEDAEAAATGQDPAGVQWPDMCEFFFPDGGAQRSRQWGSPAPLPRADPVPTPIPGDPVPISIPEVYEHFFGEDRLEGVLVPAVPLPLQALEPPGLASQGAGPGTPLKPAVVERLHLALRRAGELRGPVPSFAFSQNDMCLVFVAFATWAVRTSDLHTPDAWKTVLLANIGTISAIRYFRRQVGQGRHSRSRSRSRSPSS, via the exons ATGGAAAATTTCCAGTACAGCGTCCAGCTGAGTGACCAGGACTGGGCCGAGTTCTCAGCCACCGCCGATGAGTGTGGCCTCCTGCAGGCAGGCCTGGCCTCTGGGGACGAGCCCTTGTCCAGTGACATTGACCAAGGGGACAGCAGTGGCAGCAGTCCCCCCAGGGCCCCACCTCTCCCAACTGGGCAGCCAGCTGCAGGAGGGCGGAGCTGGCGGGGCTGCGAGGAGGAGGACGTGGCCACACAGCAGCTGGTCACCAGGTCTCGGTGTGAGCCTGTCTTGGCCCTGGGGACCGGTCAGCAGACACCCAGCACGTCCGCACGGGCAGAAGCTCCACCGTCCCTCGGCCCCTGCGCCAGCCCTCCCGGCCAGTGCTCATCCTGCCCGGCTCCGGCATCTTCTGCAGACCAGATGCAGAGGCTTCTGCAGGGCCCTGCCCCACGGCCCCCTGGTGAGCCTCCTGGAAGTCCCGAGTCCCCTGGCCACAGCACTGGCTCCCAGAGGCCCCCTGATAGCCCTGGAGCCCCACCACGGAGCCCCAGCCGAAAGAAGAGGCGAGCTGTGGGTGCCAAGGGGGGTGGGCACGCAGGAGCCTCTGCTTCTGCCCGGATGGGCTCCCCGCGGCTCCCTGCGGCCAGTCCTGAGACGGCAAAGCTGATAGCCAAAGCCGGGCAGGAGGAGTCGGGGCCAGGTCCTGCAAAAGCTCCTGAGCCTGGCCCCAGGTCCCCTGTGCAGGGAGACAGACCAGGGCCAGGTTTGGGCCTGTCTACACCTGTCCCTGTGACTGAGCAAGGCACAGACCAAATTAGAACCTCCCCCCGAGCCCAGCTGCACACGGTGTCCACGCCTGTCCGGGAAGCCCACCCAGATGTCTCAAGGGCTAAGTCAGACATGGCTGTGTGTACACCCGCCTCCGAGCCGCAACCTAACAGGGACATGGCTGTGTCTACACCCGCCTCCGAGCGGCAACCTGACAGGGACATGGCTGTGTCTACACCCACCTCCGAGCCGCAACCTGACAGGGACATGGCTGTGTCTACACCCGCCTCCGAGCGGCAACCTGACAGGGAC ATGGCTGTGTGTACACCCGCCTCCGAGCCGCAACCTGACATGGCTGTGTCTATGCCAGCTTCTGAGCCTCAGTCCAGTGTGGCTCTGTCTACACCCATCTCCAAGCCACAACTGGACACGGATATGGCTGTGTCCACACCTGCCTCCGAGCTGCAGCCTGACATGGCTGTGTCTACACCTGCCTCCAAGCATGGCCTGGATGTGGCCTTGCCTACAGCAGGCCCAGTGGCTAAGCTAGAGGTGGCTTCATCTCCACCTGTCTCAGAGGCTGTGCCGAGGATGACCGAGTCCAGTGGGCTTGTGTCTACACCTGTTCCCAGAGCTGACGCCGCTGGCCCTGCCTGGTCTCCCACCCGCAGAGCTGGGCCTGATGTGGTGGAGACAGAGGTTGTTGTGTCTGAGCCCTCAGCAGGGGCCCCTGGATGCTGCTCTGGGGCGGCcacactgggtctcacccaagtcCCCAGGAAGAAGAAAGTGCGCTTCTCCGTGGCTGGGCCCGACCCCAACAAGCCAGGCTCAGAAGAGGCCTCAGCCCGGCCCTCAGCCCCCCGGACAGCAACTGGGGGCCACGGGGGGCCCGGAGCCTGGGATGCTGTGGCCGTCGGGCCCCGGCCCCACCAGCCTCGGATCCTCAAGCACCTGCCTCGCCCCCCTCCCTCTGCCGTGGCGAGGGCCGGGCCAGGGAGCAGCTTTGCCGTGACCCTCCCGGAGGCTTACGAGTTCTTCTTCTGTGACACCATCGAGGAGGACGAAGATGCTGAGGCGGCAGCCACCGGTCAGGATCCGGCAGGCGTCCAGTGGCCGGACATGTGCGAGTTCTTCTTCCCAGATGGTGGAGCCCAGAGGTCGAGGCAGTGGGGGTCCCCGGCGCCACTCCCGAGAGCTGATCCTGTGCCGACCCCCATACCTGGAGACCCCGTGCCCATCTCCATCCCTGAGGTCTATGAACACTTCTTCGGGGAGGACAGGCTTGAGGGCGTGCTGGTGCCGGCTGTCCCGCTCCCGCTGCAGGCATTGGAGCCTCCCGGGTTGGCCTCccagggggcggggcctgggacCCCCCTCAAGCCAGCCGTGGTAGAGCGGCTCCACCTGGCTCTTAGACGGGCAG GGGAGCTCCGGGGACCTGTCCCATCATTTGCCTTCAGCCAGAATGACATGTGCCTGGTGTTTGTAGCCTTTGCCACCTGGGCTGTGAGGACGTCAGATCTGCATACCCCAGACGCCTGGAAAACAG TCTTGCTGGCCAACATTGGCACCATCTCTGCCATCCGCTACTTCCGCCGGCAGGTGGGGCAAGGGCGCCACAGTCGCAGCCGCAGTCGCAGCCGCAGCCCCAGCTCCTAG
- the PERM1 gene encoding PGC-1 and ERR-induced regulator in muscle protein 1 isoform X3 produces MEPRGCGSSQCSSCPAPASSADQMQRLLQGPAPRPPGEPPGSPESPGHSTGSQRPPDSPGAPPRSPSRKKRRAVGAKGGGHAGASASARMGSPRLPAASPETAKLIAKAGQEESGPGPAKAPEPGPRSPVQGDRPGPGLGLSTPVPVTEQGTDQIRTSPRAQLHTVSTPVREAHPDVSRAKSDMAVCTPASEPQPNRDMAVSTPASERQPDRDMAVSTPTSEPQPDRDMAVSTPASERQPDRDMAVCTPASEPQPDMAVSMPASEPQSSVALSTPISKPQLDTDMAVSTPASELQPDMAVSTPASKHGLDVALPTAGPVAKLEVASSPPVSEAVPRMTESSGLVSTPVPRADAAGPAWSPTRRAGPDVVETEVVVSEPSAGAPGCCSGAATLGLTQVPRKKKVRFSVAGPDPNKPGSEEASARPSAPRTATGGHGGPGAWDAVAVGPRPHQPRILKHLPRPPPSAVARAGPGSSFAVTLPEAYEFFFCDTIEEDEDAEAAATGQDPAGVQWPDMCEFFFPDGGAQRSRQWGSPAPLPRADPVPTPIPGDPVPISIPEVYEHFFGEDRLEGVLVPAVPLPLQALEPPGLASQGAGPGTPLKPAVVERLHLALRRAGELRGPVPSFAFSQNDMCLVFVAFATWAVRTSDLHTPDAWKTVLLANIGTISAIRYFRRQVGQGRHSRSRSRSRSPSS; encoded by the exons ATGGAGCCCCGAGGCTGTGGGAGCTCCCAG TGCTCATCCTGCCCGGCTCCGGCATCTTCTGCAGACCAGATGCAGAGGCTTCTGCAGGGCCCTGCCCCACGGCCCCCTGGTGAGCCTCCTGGAAGTCCCGAGTCCCCTGGCCACAGCACTGGCTCCCAGAGGCCCCCTGATAGCCCTGGAGCCCCACCACGGAGCCCCAGCCGAAAGAAGAGGCGAGCTGTGGGTGCCAAGGGGGGTGGGCACGCAGGAGCCTCTGCTTCTGCCCGGATGGGCTCCCCGCGGCTCCCTGCGGCCAGTCCTGAGACGGCAAAGCTGATAGCCAAAGCCGGGCAGGAGGAGTCGGGGCCAGGTCCTGCAAAAGCTCCTGAGCCTGGCCCCAGGTCCCCTGTGCAGGGAGACAGACCAGGGCCAGGTTTGGGCCTGTCTACACCTGTCCCTGTGACTGAGCAAGGCACAGACCAAATTAGAACCTCCCCCCGAGCCCAGCTGCACACGGTGTCCACGCCTGTCCGGGAAGCCCACCCAGATGTCTCAAGGGCTAAGTCAGACATGGCTGTGTGTACACCCGCCTCCGAGCCGCAACCTAACAGGGACATGGCTGTGTCTACACCCGCCTCCGAGCGGCAACCTGACAGGGACATGGCTGTGTCTACACCCACCTCCGAGCCGCAACCTGACAGGGACATGGCTGTGTCTACACCCGCCTCCGAGCGGCAACCTGACAGGGAC ATGGCTGTGTGTACACCCGCCTCCGAGCCGCAACCTGACATGGCTGTGTCTATGCCAGCTTCTGAGCCTCAGTCCAGTGTGGCTCTGTCTACACCCATCTCCAAGCCACAACTGGACACGGATATGGCTGTGTCCACACCTGCCTCCGAGCTGCAGCCTGACATGGCTGTGTCTACACCTGCCTCCAAGCATGGCCTGGATGTGGCCTTGCCTACAGCAGGCCCAGTGGCTAAGCTAGAGGTGGCTTCATCTCCACCTGTCTCAGAGGCTGTGCCGAGGATGACCGAGTCCAGTGGGCTTGTGTCTACACCTGTTCCCAGAGCTGACGCCGCTGGCCCTGCCTGGTCTCCCACCCGCAGAGCTGGGCCTGATGTGGTGGAGACAGAGGTTGTTGTGTCTGAGCCCTCAGCAGGGGCCCCTGGATGCTGCTCTGGGGCGGCcacactgggtctcacccaagtcCCCAGGAAGAAGAAAGTGCGCTTCTCCGTGGCTGGGCCCGACCCCAACAAGCCAGGCTCAGAAGAGGCCTCAGCCCGGCCCTCAGCCCCCCGGACAGCAACTGGGGGCCACGGGGGGCCCGGAGCCTGGGATGCTGTGGCCGTCGGGCCCCGGCCCCACCAGCCTCGGATCCTCAAGCACCTGCCTCGCCCCCCTCCCTCTGCCGTGGCGAGGGCCGGGCCAGGGAGCAGCTTTGCCGTGACCCTCCCGGAGGCTTACGAGTTCTTCTTCTGTGACACCATCGAGGAGGACGAAGATGCTGAGGCGGCAGCCACCGGTCAGGATCCGGCAGGCGTCCAGTGGCCGGACATGTGCGAGTTCTTCTTCCCAGATGGTGGAGCCCAGAGGTCGAGGCAGTGGGGGTCCCCGGCGCCACTCCCGAGAGCTGATCCTGTGCCGACCCCCATACCTGGAGACCCCGTGCCCATCTCCATCCCTGAGGTCTATGAACACTTCTTCGGGGAGGACAGGCTTGAGGGCGTGCTGGTGCCGGCTGTCCCGCTCCCGCTGCAGGCATTGGAGCCTCCCGGGTTGGCCTCccagggggcggggcctgggacCCCCCTCAAGCCAGCCGTGGTAGAGCGGCTCCACCTGGCTCTTAGACGGGCAG GGGAGCTCCGGGGACCTGTCCCATCATTTGCCTTCAGCCAGAATGACATGTGCCTGGTGTTTGTAGCCTTTGCCACCTGGGCTGTGAGGACGTCAGATCTGCATACCCCAGACGCCTGGAAAACAG TCTTGCTGGCCAACATTGGCACCATCTCTGCCATCCGCTACTTCCGCCGGCAGGTGGGGCAAGGGCGCCACAGTCGCAGCCGCAGTCGCAGCCGCAGCCCCAGCTCCTAG
- the PERM1 gene encoding PGC-1 and ERR-induced regulator in muscle protein 1 isoform X2, with translation MENFQYSVQLSDQDWAEFSATADECGLLQAGLASGDEPLSSDIDQGDSSGSSPPRAPPLPTGQPAAGGRSWRGCEEEDVATQQLVTRSRCEPVLALGTGQQTPSTSARAEAPPSLGPCASPPGQCSSCPAPASSADQMQRLLQGPAPRPPGEPPGSPESPGHSTGSQRPPDSPGAPPRSPSRKKRRAVGAKGGGHAGASASARMGSPRLPAASPETAKLIAKAGQEESGPGPAKAPEPGPRSPVQGDRPGPGLGLSTPVPVTEQGTDQIRTSPRAQLHTVSTPVREAHPDVSRAKSDMAVCTPASEPQPNRDMAVSTPASERQPDRDMAVSTPTSEPQPDRDMAVSTPASERQPDRDMAVCTPASEPQPDMAVSMPASEPQSSVALSTPISKPQLDTDMAVSTPASELQPDMAVSTPASKHGLDVALPTAGPVAKLEVASSPPVSEAVPRMTESSGLVSTPVPRADAAGPAWSPTRRAGPDVVETEVVVSEPSAGAPGCCSGAATLGLTQVPRKKKVRFSVAGPDPNKPGSEEASARPSAPRTATGGHGGPGAWDAVAVGPRPHQPRILKHLPRPPPSAVARAGPGSSFAVTLPEAYEFFFCDTIEEDEDAEAAATGQDPAGVQWPDMCEFFFPDGGAQRSRQWGSPAPLPRADPVPTPIPGDPVPISIPEVYEHFFGEDRLEGVLVPAVPLPLQALEPPGLASQGAGPGTPLKPAVVERLHLALRRAAFATWAVRTSDLHTPDAWKTVLLANIGTISAIRYFRRQVGQGRHSRSRSRSRSPSS, from the exons ATGGAAAATTTCCAGTACAGCGTCCAGCTGAGTGACCAGGACTGGGCCGAGTTCTCAGCCACCGCCGATGAGTGTGGCCTCCTGCAGGCAGGCCTGGCCTCTGGGGACGAGCCCTTGTCCAGTGACATTGACCAAGGGGACAGCAGTGGCAGCAGTCCCCCCAGGGCCCCACCTCTCCCAACTGGGCAGCCAGCTGCAGGAGGGCGGAGCTGGCGGGGCTGCGAGGAGGAGGACGTGGCCACACAGCAGCTGGTCACCAGGTCTCGGTGTGAGCCTGTCTTGGCCCTGGGGACCGGTCAGCAGACACCCAGCACGTCCGCACGGGCAGAAGCTCCACCGTCCCTCGGCCCCTGCGCCAGCCCTCCCGGCCAGTGCTCATCCTGCCCGGCTCCGGCATCTTCTGCAGACCAGATGCAGAGGCTTCTGCAGGGCCCTGCCCCACGGCCCCCTGGTGAGCCTCCTGGAAGTCCCGAGTCCCCTGGCCACAGCACTGGCTCCCAGAGGCCCCCTGATAGCCCTGGAGCCCCACCACGGAGCCCCAGCCGAAAGAAGAGGCGAGCTGTGGGTGCCAAGGGGGGTGGGCACGCAGGAGCCTCTGCTTCTGCCCGGATGGGCTCCCCGCGGCTCCCTGCGGCCAGTCCTGAGACGGCAAAGCTGATAGCCAAAGCCGGGCAGGAGGAGTCGGGGCCAGGTCCTGCAAAAGCTCCTGAGCCTGGCCCCAGGTCCCCTGTGCAGGGAGACAGACCAGGGCCAGGTTTGGGCCTGTCTACACCTGTCCCTGTGACTGAGCAAGGCACAGACCAAATTAGAACCTCCCCCCGAGCCCAGCTGCACACGGTGTCCACGCCTGTCCGGGAAGCCCACCCAGATGTCTCAAGGGCTAAGTCAGACATGGCTGTGTGTACACCCGCCTCCGAGCCGCAACCTAACAGGGACATGGCTGTGTCTACACCCGCCTCCGAGCGGCAACCTGACAGGGACATGGCTGTGTCTACACCCACCTCCGAGCCGCAACCTGACAGGGACATGGCTGTGTCTACACCCGCCTCCGAGCGGCAACCTGACAGGGAC ATGGCTGTGTGTACACCCGCCTCCGAGCCGCAACCTGACATGGCTGTGTCTATGCCAGCTTCTGAGCCTCAGTCCAGTGTGGCTCTGTCTACACCCATCTCCAAGCCACAACTGGACACGGATATGGCTGTGTCCACACCTGCCTCCGAGCTGCAGCCTGACATGGCTGTGTCTACACCTGCCTCCAAGCATGGCCTGGATGTGGCCTTGCCTACAGCAGGCCCAGTGGCTAAGCTAGAGGTGGCTTCATCTCCACCTGTCTCAGAGGCTGTGCCGAGGATGACCGAGTCCAGTGGGCTTGTGTCTACACCTGTTCCCAGAGCTGACGCCGCTGGCCCTGCCTGGTCTCCCACCCGCAGAGCTGGGCCTGATGTGGTGGAGACAGAGGTTGTTGTGTCTGAGCCCTCAGCAGGGGCCCCTGGATGCTGCTCTGGGGCGGCcacactgggtctcacccaagtcCCCAGGAAGAAGAAAGTGCGCTTCTCCGTGGCTGGGCCCGACCCCAACAAGCCAGGCTCAGAAGAGGCCTCAGCCCGGCCCTCAGCCCCCCGGACAGCAACTGGGGGCCACGGGGGGCCCGGAGCCTGGGATGCTGTGGCCGTCGGGCCCCGGCCCCACCAGCCTCGGATCCTCAAGCACCTGCCTCGCCCCCCTCCCTCTGCCGTGGCGAGGGCCGGGCCAGGGAGCAGCTTTGCCGTGACCCTCCCGGAGGCTTACGAGTTCTTCTTCTGTGACACCATCGAGGAGGACGAAGATGCTGAGGCGGCAGCCACCGGTCAGGATCCGGCAGGCGTCCAGTGGCCGGACATGTGCGAGTTCTTCTTCCCAGATGGTGGAGCCCAGAGGTCGAGGCAGTGGGGGTCCCCGGCGCCACTCCCGAGAGCTGATCCTGTGCCGACCCCCATACCTGGAGACCCCGTGCCCATCTCCATCCCTGAGGTCTATGAACACTTCTTCGGGGAGGACAGGCTTGAGGGCGTGCTGGTGCCGGCTGTCCCGCTCCCGCTGCAGGCATTGGAGCCTCCCGGGTTGGCCTCccagggggcggggcctgggacCCCCCTCAAGCCAGCCGTGGTAGAGCGGCTCCACCTGGCTCTTAGACGGGCAG CCTTTGCCACCTGGGCTGTGAGGACGTCAGATCTGCATACCCCAGACGCCTGGAAAACAG TCTTGCTGGCCAACATTGGCACCATCTCTGCCATCCGCTACTTCCGCCGGCAGGTGGGGCAAGGGCGCCACAGTCGCAGCCGCAGTCGCAGCCGCAGCCCCAGCTCCTAG